From the genome of Deinococcus sp. JMULE3, one region includes:
- a CDS encoding trans-aconitate 2-methyltransferase, protein MTTEPLKPHSREWYARLARELGGYRHPWARTLDGPDPELTFDALLTERLGLGVRVPAVRVLEAGCGHGPDAARFASGVGRWAAFDMVPELVAQARVNAPHADIHEWTAKGEVPPGLRGPFDLIVSRRGPTSVILRLPELAAPGAEFLYVGPRLDVPQVPGRLAAVGWEVRGEWRVSVRARVPTRQDWGRRCEWMNEPERLPEWDAHAGPDGLPYREERYVVLASNRS, encoded by the coding sequence ATGACCACCGAACCGCTGAAGCCGCATTCCCGGGAGTGGTACGCGCGGCTGGCGCGTGAGCTGGGCGGGTACCGGCACCCGTGGGCGCGCACGTTGGACGGCCCGGACCCGGAGTTGACCTTCGACGCACTGCTCACGGAGCGGCTGGGGCTGGGCGTGCGGGTGCCAGCGGTCAGGGTACTGGAGGCCGGGTGCGGGCACGGACCGGACGCGGCGCGCTTCGCATCCGGGGTGGGGCGCTGGGCGGCGTTCGACATGGTGCCGGAGCTGGTGGCGCAGGCGCGCGTGAACGCCCCGCACGCGGACATTCACGAGTGGACCGCGAAGGGCGAGGTCCCGCCCGGACTGCGGGGGCCGTTCGACCTGATCGTGTCGCGCCGGGGGCCGACCTCGGTGATCCTTCGCCTGCCGGAACTGGCGGCGCCGGGCGCGGAGTTCCTGTACGTCGGGCCGCGCCTGGACGTGCCGCAGGTGCCCGGGCGGCTGGCGGCGGTGGGCTGGGAGGTGCGGGGCGAGTGGCGGGTCAGCGTGCGGGCGCGCGTGCCCACGCGGCAGGACTGGGGAAGGCGCTGCGAGTGGATGAACGAGCCGGAACGCCTCCCCGAATGGGACGCGCACGCGGGGCCGGACGGCCTCCCCTACCGCGAGGAACGGTACGTGGTGCTCGCGTCAAATCGTTCGTAG
- a CDS encoding DUF5693 family protein: MCPVTQPADPTPPTSTGMTVPVPSRHPLTPWLLGLILLSAIPALILAVQRVRYEQSQKTAALVMDYPAVVTQARRFGREPLDLLAEYQRQGVNGVGVYEDVIGNLIQRGEVYLKTGADLRAETGSAAVNPRNYYLRSLTPGVAEALPARYTIPTRQVQVGGQTWTEWPTDPTFLPVGPDRALMAQLKERGFMLVYRPYADDALREPGADWPDVPFVIFNGEEVIGARTPELLAKINDRLGNRVPALIEATPQRGLDTLIATHGAARTFSVNPAWQERLDPITLASKYNLAARERSMRLLYVRPYPTVNETSDLLTRTTDLLKKSGVKVTQPVIEAFHENTLLRTLSLIGPVAALLLLGLSFPLVRLGLLAAAGSGLLAIVMNKFNPYAGAALIAAVTFPALGLVLRRARVSDWFVATGLSLTGVLFVSALGATKDSVLGLDPFRGVGLTLLLPLLLVALSFLPRQDLRKTIADVYNAPIKLGDILIMVLAAGVFALVFLRRGNATGASVSDTEAKIRQDLQDTLVRPRFKEMAGHPLGLLGLSGTLPGYFGALLILGGVVGQSSILNTFSHFHTPLLISAQRCFLGLGVGLIAGLIAIQLVRAALHLWRTYGKAPSEVRA; the protein is encoded by the coding sequence ATGTGCCCTGTGACCCAGCCCGCCGATCCCACCCCGCCCACCTCGACCGGGATGACCGTCCCGGTTCCCTCCCGGCACCCGCTGACCCCGTGGCTGCTGGGCCTAATCCTCCTGAGCGCCATTCCCGCACTGATCCTCGCGGTGCAGCGCGTCCGCTACGAGCAATCGCAGAAGACGGCGGCGCTCGTCATGGACTACCCGGCGGTCGTCACGCAGGCCCGCCGCTTCGGGCGCGAGCCGCTGGACCTGCTCGCCGAGTACCAGCGGCAGGGCGTCAACGGTGTCGGCGTGTACGAGGACGTCATCGGGAACCTCATCCAGCGCGGCGAGGTGTACCTGAAGACCGGGGCGGACCTGCGCGCCGAGACCGGCAGCGCCGCCGTGAACCCCCGCAACTACTACCTGCGGTCCCTGACGCCCGGCGTCGCCGAGGCCCTCCCGGCGCGCTACACCATCCCCACCCGGCAGGTGCAGGTCGGCGGGCAGACCTGGACCGAGTGGCCCACCGACCCCACCTTCCTGCCCGTCGGACCCGACCGTGCGCTCATGGCGCAGCTGAAAGAGCGGGGGTTCATGCTGGTGTACCGCCCCTACGCGGACGACGCCCTGCGTGAACCCGGCGCGGACTGGCCCGACGTGCCCTTCGTGATCTTCAACGGCGAGGAAGTCATCGGGGCGCGCACCCCCGAACTGCTCGCCAAGATCAACGACCGCCTGGGCAACCGCGTGCCCGCCCTGATCGAGGCGACCCCGCAGCGCGGCCTGGACACCCTGATCGCCACGCACGGCGCCGCCCGGACCTTCAGCGTGAACCCCGCGTGGCAGGAACGCCTGGACCCCATCACGCTGGCCAGCAAGTACAACCTCGCCGCGCGGGAACGCAGCATGCGCCTGCTGTACGTCCGCCCCTACCCCACCGTGAACGAGACCAGCGACCTGCTGACCCGCACCACGGACCTGCTGAAGAAATCCGGCGTGAAGGTCACGCAGCCCGTCATCGAAGCCTTCCACGAGAACACCCTGCTGCGCACCCTGAGCCTGATCGGGCCGGTCGCCGCGCTGCTGCTGCTGGGCCTGAGCTTCCCGCTGGTCCGGCTGGGCCTGCTCGCCGCCGCCGGAAGCGGCCTGCTGGCGATCGTCATGAACAAGTTCAACCCCTACGCCGGGGCCGCCCTCATCGCCGCCGTGACCTTCCCCGCGCTGGGCCTCGTGCTGCGCCGCGCCCGCGTCAGCGACTGGTTCGTCGCCACCGGCCTGAGCCTGACCGGCGTGCTGTTCGTCTCCGCGCTGGGCGCCACGAAAGACAGCGTGCTGGGCCTGGACCCCTTCCGCGGCGTGGGCCTGACCCTGCTGCTGCCGCTGCTGCTCGTCGCCCTGAGCTTCCTGCCCCGCCAGGACCTCCGCAAGACCATCGCGGACGTGTACAACGCCCCCATCAAGCTGGGCGACATCCTGATCATGGTCCTGGCCGCCGGGGTGTTCGCACTGGTGTTCCTGCGGCGCGGCAACGCCACCGGCGCCAGCGTCAGCGACACCGAAGCGAAGATCCGCCAGGACCTGCAGGACACCCTGGTCCGCCCCCGCTTCAAGGAGATGGCCGGGCACCCCCTGGGCCTCCTGGGCCTGAGCGGCACGCTCCCCGGCTACTTCGGCGCGCTGCTGATCCTGGGCGGCGTCGTCGGGCAGTCCAGCATCCTGAACACCTTCAGTCACTTCCACACGCCGCTGCTGATCAGCGCCCAGCGCTGCTTCCTGGGCCTGGGCGTGGGACTCATCGCCGGTCTGATCGCCATTCAACTCGTCCGCGCCGCGCTGCACCTGTGGCGCACGTACGGCAAGGCCCCCAGCGAGGTCCGCGCATGA
- the truA gene encoding tRNA pseudouridine(38-40) synthase TruA, whose amino-acid sequence MTEPADPRPDYQPPAGHRRLHLTVAWDGAPFAGWQSQPGVPSVQDTLHAAFTALNTAAFRPVAAGRTDAGVHAEAMPAHVDIPDTFRVPTAKLARALNAHLPPTVAVLHAAEAPAGFHARFSCTERQYVYRLLAHPQRHPLWHGRALHVPHPLDAAAMNAAAAALTGTHDFAAFATQEDRQTVRELRVLRVQPGPLIWEIHVHGESFLRHMVRGLVGTLLLAGQGRLTPAQAEDILHSRQRSQAGANVPAHGLSFTGARYERFDASTTYRSSR is encoded by the coding sequence ATGACCGAGCCAGCCGACCCGCGACCGGACTACCAGCCGCCCGCCGGGCACCGCCGCCTCCACCTGACCGTCGCGTGGGACGGCGCGCCCTTCGCCGGGTGGCAGTCCCAGCCGGGCGTGCCGAGCGTGCAGGACACCCTCCACGCCGCGTTCACGGCATTGAACACGGCGGCGTTCCGCCCGGTCGCGGCAGGCCGCACCGACGCCGGGGTGCACGCCGAGGCCATGCCCGCCCACGTGGACATTCCCGACACGTTCCGGGTGCCCACCGCGAAACTCGCCCGGGCGCTGAACGCCCACCTGCCCCCCACCGTGGCGGTCCTGCACGCCGCCGAGGCGCCCGCCGGGTTCCACGCGCGCTTCTCCTGCACCGAGCGGCAGTACGTGTACCGCCTGCTGGCCCACCCGCAGCGGCACCCGCTGTGGCACGGGCGCGCCCTGCACGTCCCGCACCCGCTGGACGCCGCCGCCATGAACGCCGCCGCCGCCGCGCTGACCGGCACGCACGACTTCGCCGCGTTCGCCACGCAGGAGGACCGCCAGACGGTGCGCGAACTGCGGGTGCTGCGCGTGCAGCCCGGCCCGCTGATCTGGGAGATCCATGTCCACGGCGAGAGTTTCCTGCGGCACATGGTGCGCGGACTGGTCGGCACGCTGCTGCTGGCCGGTCAGGGCCGCCTGACCCCCGCGCAGGCCGAGGACATCCTGCACTCGCGGCAGCGGTCCCAGGCGGGCGCGAACGTCCCCGCGCACGGGCTGTCCTTCACCGGGGCGCGCTACGAACGATTTGACGCGAGCACCACGTACCGTTCCTCGCGGTAG
- the csaB gene encoding polysaccharide pyruvyl transferase CsaB, which translates to MKVTVSGYYGFGNTGDEAIALAITRELRKYGATPLLLSNTPEETARTYDCDSEARMQPAALLGALLRSQVVLSGGGGLLQDRTSARNLTYYLGVIRLAKLLRRRVVVFNQSIGPLTPDGGRRVARALRGVPVIVRDRGSLDTLEALGIRAELGGDPALLLAPTPGLTRDPRRVIVAPRGDVTDATDALKDVVRRLRAEERHVTALSFMPDHDDQAAHSLGADDVLSTRDPQVALDAIAQSGYVIGVRLHAVILAAASETPFSGVAYDPKVQGFCDDAGAPAHPTRLNAAQLTDEALRRRLPDWTAIEDMRLRAAQSFSRALGR; encoded by the coding sequence ATGAAGGTCACCGTCAGCGGCTACTACGGCTTCGGCAACACCGGCGACGAGGCCATCGCGCTCGCCATCACCCGCGAACTGCGCAAGTACGGCGCGACCCCCCTGCTGCTCTCGAACACCCCCGAGGAGACCGCCCGCACCTACGACTGCGACAGCGAGGCCCGCATGCAACCCGCCGCGCTCCTCGGCGCGCTGCTGCGCTCGCAGGTCGTGCTGTCCGGCGGCGGCGGCCTGCTGCAGGACCGGACCAGCGCCCGCAACCTCACGTACTACCTGGGCGTCATCCGACTGGCGAAACTCCTGCGCCGCCGCGTCGTCGTGTTCAACCAGAGCATCGGCCCCCTGACCCCCGACGGCGGTCGCCGCGTCGCCCGCGCGCTGCGGGGCGTGCCGGTCATCGTGCGCGACCGCGGCAGCCTCGACACGCTGGAAGCCCTGGGCATCCGCGCCGAACTGGGCGGCGACCCCGCCCTGCTGCTGGCCCCCACCCCCGGCCTGACCCGCGACCCCCGCCGCGTGATCGTCGCGCCACGCGGCGACGTCACCGACGCCACCGACGCGCTGAAGGACGTCGTGCGCCGCCTGCGCGCCGAGGAACGCCACGTCACCGCCCTGAGCTTCATGCCCGACCACGACGATCAGGCCGCCCACAGCCTCGGCGCGGACGACGTGCTCAGCACCCGCGACCCGCAGGTCGCGCTGGACGCCATCGCGCAGAGCGGCTACGTGATCGGGGTGCGCCTGCACGCCGTCATCCTGGCCGCCGCCAGCGAGACGCCCTTCAGCGGCGTCGCCTACGACCCCAAGGTGCAGGGCTTCTGCGACGACGCGGGCGCCCCTGCCCACCCCACCCGCCTGAACGCCGCGCAACTGACCGACGAGGCCCTCAGGCGCCGCCTGCCCGACTGGACCGCCATCGAGGACATGCGCCTGCGCGCCGCGCAGAGCTTCAGCCGCGCCCTGGGCCGCTGA
- a CDS encoding PadR family transcriptional regulator gives MDAQQLKGHLDLLLLATLERGPRYGGQIIADVQASTGGYFSMREGTLYPALHRLEKQGFIHGEFQTLPRGGSPVKVYTLTPTGKTELTAQREKYDRFTRAVRGVIGGPA, from the coding sequence ATGGACGCCCAGCAGCTCAAAGGTCACCTTGACCTCCTCCTCCTCGCCACCCTCGAACGCGGCCCCCGCTACGGCGGCCAGATCATCGCCGACGTCCAGGCCAGTACGGGCGGCTATTTCAGCATGCGCGAAGGCACCCTCTACCCCGCCCTGCACCGCCTCGAAAAACAGGGCTTCATCCACGGCGAATTCCAGACCCTCCCGCGCGGCGGCAGCCCCGTCAAGGTCTACACCCTCACCCCCACCGGCAAGACCGAACTGACCGCCCAGCGCGAGAAATACGACCGCTTCACCCGCGCCGTGCGCGGCGTCATCGGCGGCCCGGCATGA
- the surE gene encoding 5'/3'-nucleotidase SurE, producing MTTPRPRILVANDDGIFSPGIKALAQAMGSFADVIVSAPDVEQSAVGHGITIRRPLRFKHTASAGFGDIPAYRVDGTPADCVVMGVHLTGKPDLVVSGINLGPNLGDDLTHSGTVAAAIEGMSFGIPAIAFSQRATPAGEYDFAAGAAYAARLAQTVLARGLPPRTLLNVNFPAQPPTGVRVTRVGQHRWEDTLLTRHDPEGREYHWVSGTSTAPDAHDPDTDYGAVEAGLISVTPVRIDLTARDLLGDLAAHIPQL from the coding sequence ATGACCACCCCGCGCCCCCGCATCCTCGTCGCGAACGACGACGGCATCTTCAGCCCCGGCATCAAGGCCCTCGCGCAGGCCATGGGCTCGTTTGCGGACGTGATCGTCAGCGCCCCCGACGTCGAGCAGAGCGCCGTCGGGCACGGCATCACCATCCGCCGCCCACTGCGCTTCAAGCACACCGCCAGCGCCGGATTCGGCGACATCCCCGCCTACCGCGTGGACGGCACACCCGCCGACTGCGTCGTCATGGGCGTCCACCTGACCGGAAAACCCGACCTGGTCGTCAGCGGTATCAACCTCGGCCCGAACCTCGGCGACGACCTGACGCACAGCGGCACCGTCGCCGCCGCCATCGAGGGCATGAGCTTCGGCATTCCCGCCATCGCGTTCAGCCAGCGCGCCACGCCCGCCGGAGAGTACGACTTCGCCGCCGGAGCCGCGTACGCCGCCCGCCTCGCCCAGACCGTCCTCGCCCGCGGCCTGCCCCCGCGCACGCTGCTGAACGTGAACTTCCCCGCCCAGCCCCCCACCGGCGTGCGCGTCACCCGCGTCGGCCAGCACCGCTGGGAGGACACCCTCCTGACCCGCCACGACCCCGAAGGCCGCGAATACCACTGGGTGTCCGGCACCAGCACCGCCCCCGACGCGCACGACCCCGACACCGACTACGGCGCCGTCGAGGCCGGACTGATCAGCGTCACGCCCGTCCGCATCGACCTGACCGCCCGCGACCTGCTCGGCGACCTCGCCGCACACATCCCGCAGCTGTAA
- a CDS encoding class I SAM-dependent methyltransferase translates to MTDAGNGSGQGGAHAGIGTYYAQDREHDRLTRGLGLIEFTRTLELLSLLLPPCPAVIADVGAGIGVYARELLNAGYTVNALDATPGHVARLRVDPTLERLKSVTLGDARTLPYPDGSVDAALLLGPLYHLTDPRDRARALAEAARVLRPGGVVLAAAITRAADIAGDFTKEDSALDEAYARPIREHTYRTGMHRNPEQRRGHFTDAYFHHPHELEGELSGTGFRDVSVYAVEGPAALLRDPDAAMRDPERREGILRALRLTERDPALLGISPHLLAAGVRTG, encoded by the coding sequence ATGACGGACGCAGGGAACGGCAGCGGTCAGGGCGGCGCGCACGCGGGGATCGGCACGTACTACGCGCAGGACCGCGAGCATGACCGCCTGACGCGCGGGCTGGGCCTGATCGAGTTCACCCGCACCCTGGAACTGCTGAGTCTGCTGCTCCCCCCCTGCCCGGCCGTGATCGCGGACGTCGGCGCGGGGATCGGCGTGTACGCGCGGGAACTGCTGAATGCCGGGTACACGGTGAACGCGCTGGACGCCACGCCGGGGCACGTGGCGCGCCTGCGGGTGGACCCCACGCTGGAGCGCCTGAAGTCCGTGACGCTGGGGGACGCCCGCACGCTGCCCTACCCGGACGGCAGCGTGGACGCGGCGCTGCTGCTGGGCCCGCTGTACCACCTGACCGACCCGCGCGACCGGGCCCGCGCACTGGCGGAAGCGGCGCGCGTCCTGCGGCCCGGCGGGGTGGTGCTGGCTGCCGCGATCACCCGCGCCGCCGATATCGCCGGGGACTTCACGAAAGAGGACAGCGCGCTGGACGAGGCGTACGCCCGGCCCATCCGCGAGCACACCTACCGCACCGGCATGCACCGCAACCCCGAACAGCGGCGCGGGCACTTCACGGACGCGTACTTCCACCACCCCCACGAACTGGAAGGCGAACTGAGCGGTACGGGCTTCCGGGACGTGAGCGTGTACGCCGTCGAGGGACCCGCCGCGCTGCTGCGCGACCCGGACGCCGCCATGCGCGACCCCGAGCGGCGCGAGGGCATCCTGCGCGCCCTGCGCCTGACCGAACGCGACCCGGCGCTGCTGGGCATCAGCCCGCACCTGCTGGCCGCCGGAGTGCGAACGGGCTGA
- a CDS encoding PaaI family thioesterase gives MTLHPDLNFPTAHELDTLSPEALAGRMNALSGTLGERLGIEFTAVSRDRVVARMPVDGNRQPAGRLHGGANLALAEELASVGSWMNLDPARQVAVGVDLSGTHVRGVTEGWVTGEGTLAYRGRTVLVWSIEIRDERGRVTSMARCTCNVISLGA, from the coding sequence ATGACGCTGCACCCGGACCTGAACTTCCCGACCGCGCATGAACTGGACACCCTGAGCCCGGAGGCACTGGCAGGGCGCATGAACGCCCTGTCCGGCACGCTGGGCGAGCGGCTGGGCATCGAGTTCACGGCGGTGTCCCGTGACCGGGTGGTCGCGCGCATGCCGGTGGACGGCAACCGGCAACCGGCGGGGCGGCTGCATGGCGGGGCGAACCTGGCACTGGCGGAGGAACTCGCCAGCGTGGGCTCGTGGATGAACCTGGACCCGGCGCGGCAGGTGGCGGTGGGCGTGGACCTGAGCGGCACGCACGTGCGCGGCGTGACCGAAGGCTGGGTGACGGGTGAGGGCACCCTGGCGTACCGGGGCCGGACGGTGCTCGTCTGGAGCATCGAGATCCGGGACGAGCGGGGCCGCGTGACGAGCATGGCGCGCTGCACCTGCAACGTGATCTCCCTCGGGGCGTGA
- the udk gene encoding uridine kinase — MSIPFVIGVAGGSGSGKTTVTRRVVETVGQGGVAVLNQDNYYRNQDDIPFEARLKTNYDHPAAFDWTLLRQHIDALLSGVPIDMPEYDFTRHTRSDHTTTVLPAPVVVLEGFFALYDEALRDRMHLKVFVDADADVRFIRRLLRDTQERGRTPESVIEQYLEYVRPMHLSFVEPTKRYADVIIPHGGMNEPALDMLAARIRTTI; from the coding sequence ATGAGCATTCCCTTCGTGATCGGCGTGGCCGGCGGCTCCGGCAGCGGCAAGACCACCGTCACCCGCCGCGTCGTGGAAACCGTCGGGCAGGGCGGCGTGGCGGTCCTGAACCAGGACAACTACTACCGCAACCAGGACGACATTCCCTTCGAGGCGCGCCTGAAGACCAACTACGACCACCCGGCCGCGTTCGACTGGACGCTGCTGCGCCAGCACATCGACGCGCTGCTGTCCGGCGTGCCCATCGACATGCCCGAATACGATTTCACGCGCCACACCCGCTCGGACCACACCACCACCGTCCTGCCCGCGCCCGTCGTGGTTCTGGAAGGCTTCTTCGCGCTGTACGACGAGGCGCTGCGCGACCGCATGCACCTGAAGGTTTTCGTGGACGCCGACGCGGACGTGCGCTTCATCCGCCGCCTGCTGCGCGACACGCAGGAACGCGGCCGCACGCCCGAGAGCGTCATCGAGCAGTACCTGGAGTACGTGCGACCCATGCACCTGAGTTTCGTGGAACCCACCAAACGCTACGCCGACGTGATCATCCCGCACGGCGGCATGAACGAACCCGCGCTGGACATGCTCGCCGCGCGCATCCGCACCACCATCTGA
- a CDS encoding antibiotic biosynthesis monooxygenase produces MQVHYAEGKGEAARAALHAFLDALPGWPGFLGAELLLSPAQPELTLVASRWADEVPPLPVTDGVRAWVFQVQANR; encoded by the coding sequence ATGCAGGTCCACTACGCCGAGGGGAAGGGCGAGGCGGCCCGCGCGGCCCTGCACGCCTTCCTGGACGCCCTGCCGGGCTGGCCGGGGTTCCTGGGCGCGGAATTGCTCCTCTCCCCCGCGCAGCCGGAGTTGACGCTGGTGGCGAGCCGCTGGGCGGACGAGGTGCCGCCCCTGCCGGTGACGGACGGCGTGCGCGCCTGGGTGTTTCAGGTTCAGGCGAACCGCTGA
- a CDS encoding LysM peptidoglycan-binding domain-containing protein, whose amino-acid sequence MGVRMWGGASWGRAALLGAVLTAGLTGVAGAGSYRVKAGDTLSGIAVRTGVSVAALRAANPRLKSSDAVQAGWVLTVPTSAPRAAAPVKAGTYTVRAGDTLSGIAVRTGVSVASLRAANPRLKSSDAVQAGWVLTVPTSSAPRAAAPVKAGTYTVKDGENLTVIARRFGLSVTQLVNANPQYRDGKAVWAGAKLVIPPRTATASRAVTVRATGSRPGRWAWPLPGYHAISSDYGERVLDEGPEMHYGVDIVAPQGTPVLAARSGRVLESRADFERGWGWTVVLEHPDGWITRYAHLSATLVRAGELVVQGQPVGRVGNTGRSTGTHLHFGTYLRWDPRDPLSLY is encoded by the coding sequence ATGGGCGTGCGGATGTGGGGCGGGGCGAGCTGGGGCCGGGCGGCGCTGCTGGGCGCGGTGCTGACGGCAGGACTGACGGGCGTGGCGGGCGCCGGGTCGTACCGCGTGAAGGCCGGGGATACCCTGAGCGGGATCGCCGTGCGGACGGGGGTCAGCGTGGCGGCCCTGCGCGCCGCGAATCCACGCCTGAAGTCCTCGGACGCCGTGCAGGCCGGGTGGGTGCTGACGGTGCCCACCTCCGCCCCGCGTGCCGCTGCGCCCGTGAAGGCGGGGACGTACACCGTCCGGGCCGGGGACACCCTGAGTGGTATCGCCGTGCGGACGGGCGTCAGCGTGGCCAGCCTGCGCGCCGCGAATCCACGCCTGAAGTCCTCGGATGCCGTGCAGGCCGGGTGGGTGCTGACGGTGCCCACCTCCTCCGCCCCGCGTGCCGCTGCGCCCGTGAAGGCGGGGACGTACACCGTGAAGGACGGCGAGAACCTCACGGTGATCGCGCGCCGCTTCGGCCTGAGCGTCACACAACTCGTGAACGCCAACCCGCAGTACCGGGACGGGAAGGCGGTATGGGCAGGCGCGAAACTGGTCATCCCGCCGCGCACCGCGACGGCCTCGCGCGCGGTGACCGTCCGGGCGACCGGCAGCCGACCGGGCCGCTGGGCGTGGCCGCTGCCCGGCTACCACGCGATCAGCAGCGATTACGGCGAGCGCGTGCTGGACGAGGGTCCCGAGATGCACTACGGGGTGGACATCGTCGCGCCGCAGGGCACGCCGGTCCTGGCCGCCCGGTCGGGCCGGGTGCTGGAATCCCGCGCGGACTTCGAGCGGGGCTGGGGCTGGACGGTCGTGCTGGAACACCCGGACGGCTGGATCACCCGGTATGCGCACCTGAGCGCCACGCTCGTGCGGGCCGGGGAGCTGGTCGTGCAGGGGCAGCCGGTCGGGCGGGTGGGGAACACGGGCCGCAGCACGGGCACGCACCTGCATTTCGGCACGTACCTCCGCTGGGACCCGCGCGACCCGCTGAGTCTGTACTGA
- a CDS encoding permease prefix domain 1-containing protein, with the protein MTREQFIRHATRGLWGNKKRDAALELRGAIEDKIYRHQLCGLSELEAEQAALRDLGSPHAIARDLNRVHTAPATLRAALLLGVAGFLSMQAAAQIPAVGSAFMPNDVDIRQCDFVTGQAMADQSPATRARMDRLLAQFGGMAGLREQCRAGAFATLGPLLNVADLLTALKAAQVPVNADASASSALLLKGGSTGSIPQISFQTQTIGGQRYLPGMFLITFLQTVTTQPFTLTGQTNPVLTIGSARIPIGSARAPVQTVDVLAHGLSTSRRTDTSLPLPVTTISMTTTLPIDPAAPQLAVPGQDGEVFAVVQNVLRINEARRGAEAPETLWVRARQNGRIAFTDELTPTIRLVNSQAELDQATTRGVKAAVVYRVNTANLQRPVMTPVPAAQVRVVQP; encoded by the coding sequence ATGACCCGCGAGCAGTTCATCCGCCACGCCACCCGCGGCCTGTGGGGCAACAAGAAACGGGACGCGGCCCTGGAACTGCGCGGCGCCATCGAGGACAAGATCTACCGCCACCAGTTGTGCGGCCTGAGTGAGCTGGAAGCAGAACAGGCGGCGCTGCGCGACCTGGGCAGCCCCCACGCCATCGCCCGTGACCTGAACCGCGTTCACACCGCCCCCGCCACTCTTCGGGCCGCCCTGCTGCTGGGCGTCGCCGGGTTCCTGAGCATGCAGGCCGCGGCGCAGATCCCGGCGGTCGGATCGGCATTCATGCCCAACGACGTGGACATCCGGCAGTGCGATTTCGTGACCGGGCAGGCCATGGCCGACCAGTCACCCGCCACGCGCGCCCGCATGGACCGGCTGCTGGCACAGTTCGGCGGCATGGCGGGCCTGCGTGAGCAGTGCCGGGCAGGCGCGTTCGCCACCCTGGGCCCCCTGCTGAACGTTGCCGACCTGCTGACCGCCCTGAAAGCTGCGCAGGTTCCCGTGAACGCCGACGCCTCGGCCAGCAGCGCCCTGCTGCTCAAAGGCGGATCGACCGGCAGCATTCCCCAGATCTCCTTCCAGACCCAGACCATTGGCGGCCAGCGGTACCTGCCCGGCATGTTCCTCATCACCTTCCTGCAGACCGTCACCACCCAGCCGTTCACCCTGACCGGCCAGACCAACCCGGTGCTGACCATCGGCTCGGCCCGCATTCCCATCGGCTCGGCCCGCGCCCCGGTGCAGACCGTGGACGTCCTGGCCCACGGCCTGAGCACCTCCCGCCGCACGGACACCTCACTGCCCCTGCCCGTGACCACGATCTCCATGACCACCACCCTGCCCATTGACCCGGCCGCCCCGCAACTGGCCGTACCGGGCCAGGACGGCGAGGTCTTCGCGGTCGTGCAGAACGTCCTGCGGATCAACGAGGCCCGCCGGGGCGCGGAGGCACCGGAGACACTGTGGGTGCGCGCCCGGCAGAACGGCCGGATCGCGTTCACGGACGAACTGACCCCCACTATCCGACTGGTGAACTCGCAGGCGGAACTCGATCAGGCCACCACTCGCGGCGTGAAAGCCGCCGTGGTGTACCGCGTGAATACCGCGAACCTCCAACGCCCGGTGATGACGCCTGTCCCGGCGGCGCAGGTCAGGGTGGTGCAGCCCTGA